The following proteins are co-located in the Verrucomicrobiota bacterium genome:
- a CDS encoding ATP-binding cassette domain-containing protein, with product MMEVCDVSVGSSTNRVIDGVSLRFRPRAMNAVIGPSGCGKTTLVRSAVGSSALEVDGKFLLDGRELKDNEDRVGRVGYVPQFCVAHEDLSVEESITYSLRLLDVRPQEMTRRVDELLSQTGLTGLRSQMVGRLSGGQLRRMALALELVADPELLFCDEVTAGLDPESEEGILDLIRSLVDRQGKTVVNVIHNLHHLERFDWIVVLKKGQKIFEGDYASFLQWFQLEDPVRLFRLINEEGSEDDWRRRWADQEETVQNPSPPIVDMESEDGSGGVARGRPRPAGFARQASTLLNRRLRLFFRDRGVLLLTAAITIGFPLLVVIFALDGIPQLSRLSLDSTLGALAQIESKMAFAKEAAELGSLVSSLILFQVVLLTLTGGNNGAREIAPEADLFFQESLRGLKPGPYCLEKILFSGSIAVLQGVAMTIIVKSVVHFPGSWWVQMTTLTLVSLCLTWLALGFSAWMKSGEKASLLAIYIVGFQLPLSGVVISLPEPFIDIVRLVITTYWGWAAFLGSFRETGLYDAAVIVSEETVPAVGLSIMVLAIQALSAIVLVLSGVAHRRNSS from the coding sequence ATGATGGAGGTGTGTGACGTTTCGGTGGGTTCGAGCACCAACCGTGTGATTGATGGCGTATCGCTCCGGTTTCGTCCTCGGGCGATGAACGCGGTGATTGGTCCTTCCGGCTGTGGGAAGACGACATTGGTTCGCTCGGCAGTGGGTTCGAGTGCGTTGGAGGTGGACGGCAAATTCCTTCTGGATGGAAGGGAGCTAAAGGACAATGAGGACCGAGTGGGACGAGTAGGGTATGTTCCGCAGTTTTGCGTAGCCCACGAAGACCTTTCGGTGGAAGAGTCAATTACCTACAGTCTTCGCCTTCTCGACGTGAGACCCCAGGAGATGACCAGACGCGTCGATGAATTGCTTTCTCAAACCGGATTGACAGGTCTTCGAAGCCAGATGGTCGGTCGGTTGAGTGGAGGGCAGCTGCGAAGGATGGCTTTAGCGCTCGAACTGGTTGCGGACCCTGAACTGCTCTTTTGTGATGAGGTAACTGCTGGTCTGGATCCTGAGTCCGAGGAGGGAATTCTGGATTTGATTCGTTCTCTGGTGGATCGGCAGGGGAAGACAGTCGTGAATGTGATTCACAATCTTCATCACCTCGAACGGTTCGATTGGATTGTGGTCCTCAAGAAGGGACAAAAGATCTTTGAGGGCGATTATGCCTCTTTTCTCCAGTGGTTCCAGTTGGAAGATCCGGTGCGCCTGTTTCGACTGATCAACGAAGAGGGCTCTGAGGACGATTGGAGACGCCGCTGGGCCGATCAGGAAGAAACGGTTCAAAACCCTTCTCCTCCGATTGTGGATATGGAATCAGAAGATGGGTCAGGTGGGGTAGCAAGGGGACGTCCGAGGCCCGCTGGATTCGCTCGCCAAGCGAGCACCCTCCTGAATCGTCGCTTACGGCTTTTCTTCCGCGATCGTGGAGTCCTCTTGCTGACTGCAGCGATCACCATTGGTTTTCCGCTCCTCGTCGTGATTTTTGCTTTGGACGGAATCCCGCAGTTGTCGCGGCTTTCACTGGACTCGACGCTGGGCGCTTTAGCTCAGATTGAGAGTAAGATGGCATTCGCGAAAGAAGCCGCCGAACTAGGCTCACTCGTGAGTAGTCTGATTCTTTTCCAAGTGGTCTTGCTTACTCTAACCGGTGGGAACAACGGAGCCCGCGAGATCGCGCCGGAAGCGGATCTCTTTTTTCAGGAATCACTTCGGGGGCTGAAGCCAGGTCCCTATTGTTTAGAGAAAATTCTCTTCTCTGGATCGATCGCGGTGCTCCAAGGCGTCGCGATGACCATTATCGTAAAGTCTGTTGTGCACTTTCCGGGCAGTTGGTGGGTGCAGATGACCACTTTGACCCTCGTATCTCTCTGCCTCACATGGTTGGCCCTCGGGTTTTCAGCCTGGATGAAATCAGGTGAAAAGGCGTCTCTGCTCGCCATCTATATTGTTGGCTTCCAACTTCCTCTCTCAGGAGTGGTTATTTCCCTTCCCGAACCATTTATCGACATTGTTCGATTGGTGATCACTACGTATTGGGGTTGGGCTGCTTTTCTGGGTTCTTTCCGGGAAACCGGACTTTACGACGCAGCAGTGATTGTGAGTGAAGAAACGGTTCCAGCTGTAGGACTGAGTATTATGGTTCTGGCGATCCAAGCGCTATCGGCAATCGTCCTTGTTTTGTCGGGGGTGGCACATCGGAGAAATTCGAGCTGA